From one Acidibrevibacterium fodinaquatile genomic stretch:
- a CDS encoding branched-chain amino acid ABC transporter permease: MAIILQLLFTGLGIGAVYALVALGFVLIYRATNVVNFAQGQFAMLGGYCMVITTVDLGLPYWLGIIISLVVMAFFGAIFNLGVYYPLRHRSFLPVVISTIGASILITNLVLAIYGPEPTTLPGMTDYPGISFGAVFLDAQYLVIIATTLALVLLQYVFFEHTMIGKKMQAVSQDKEMASLLGINVTGMIMLTFTYSAVLGGIAGILVAPILFVSVGLGAQIALKAFAASIIGGFGDVPGAIVGGLLIGVAETLGAFYISVPYKDAFAFVLLFAFLLIRPQGIFGEKIAQKA, encoded by the coding sequence ATGGCGATCATCCTGCAATTACTGTTTACCGGCCTTGGCATCGGCGCCGTCTACGCGCTGGTCGCGCTCGGCTTCGTGTTGATTTATCGCGCAACCAACGTCGTCAATTTCGCGCAAGGCCAGTTCGCCATGCTCGGCGGCTATTGCATGGTGATCACCACCGTCGATCTCGGCCTGCCCTATTGGCTCGGGATCATCATCAGCCTGGTGGTGATGGCGTTCTTCGGCGCGATCTTCAATCTCGGCGTTTATTATCCGCTCCGCCATCGTTCGTTCCTGCCGGTCGTGATCTCGACGATCGGCGCCTCGATCCTGATCACCAATCTCGTGCTCGCGATTTATGGCCCGGAGCCGACGACGCTTCCCGGCATGACCGATTATCCCGGGATCAGTTTCGGCGCGGTGTTTCTTGACGCGCAATATCTCGTCATCATCGCGACCACGCTGGCGCTCGTCCTCCTGCAATACGTGTTTTTCGAACACACCATGATCGGCAAGAAGATGCAGGCGGTGTCGCAGGACAAGGAGATGGCGAGCCTGCTTGGCATCAACGTCACCGGCATGATCATGCTCACCTTCACCTATTCGGCGGTGCTCGGCGGCATCGCCGGCATTTTGGTCGCGCCGATCCTATTCGTCTCGGTCGGGCTCGGCGCGCAGATCGCGCTCAAGGCGTTTGCCGCCTCGATCATCGGCGGCTTCGGCGATGTTCCGGGGGCGATCGTCGGCGGGTTGTTGATCGGTGTCGCCGAGACGCTGGGGGCTTTCTATATCTCGGTCCCCTATAAGGATGCCTTCGCGTTTGTCTTGCTGTTCGCCTTCCTGCTGATTAGGCCGCAGGGGATTTTCGGCGAAAAAATCGCCCAGAAAGCGTGA
- a CDS encoding branched-chain amino acid ABC transporter ATP-binding protein/permease, with protein MKSVTNSLLWLIALVIAMGCALLLPINGYLMNLLMQASTYAIAVLGMTVVLGYTGQINIAQAAFFGIGAYAVAIGTTTLGLAFFAALLLGAVVALLFGIVLGGSTLKLGGHYLAMVTISFQEILTLVLTNWIGVSHGPDGISNIPRPHLGFLALDQSQHYLALCLFCLFVTAGLVAWLKSSRLGLSMQAVRDNELAAGVAGIDTYRIKIIAFAASACLGGIGGGLFAGAFRYISPDQFAFDDSVVLLTMALLGGVDAAIGAVIGTALLILLPEWLRFLKQFYLAVYGLAVILIMVFMPQGIFGYFARLVRRAPDLPRGEFAPLALGADTGAGLPILEVSDLSKHFGGLRAVDAVDLVIIGGSVHALIGPNGSGKTTTLNLLSGIYRPTSGNIRLGGRDVTGLAPHLLAAAGIGRTFQNIRLFHSLTSFENVLIGSFRAGSGLDAAARRERAMAALDFVGMAARAHDQVASLPYGHQRLVEIARALAANPSLLLLDEPAAGLNLTEKQNLVALLRRLRGHGLTILLIEHDMDLVEQVSDRISVLNFGRRIADGTPSEVLRHPDVVAAYLGEVAEDAAA; from the coding sequence ATGAAGAGCGTCACCAACAGTCTGCTTTGGCTCATCGCTCTCGTCATCGCGATGGGCTGCGCGCTTCTTTTGCCGATCAACGGCTATCTGATGAATCTGCTGATGCAGGCGAGCACCTATGCCATCGCGGTGCTCGGCATGACGGTGGTGCTCGGCTATACCGGGCAGATCAACATCGCGCAGGCGGCGTTTTTCGGCATCGGCGCCTATGCCGTCGCGATCGGCACGACGACGCTTGGGCTGGCGTTTTTCGCCGCCCTGCTGCTGGGCGCCGTGGTCGCGCTTCTCTTCGGGATCGTGCTCGGCGGCTCGACGCTGAAGCTCGGCGGCCATTACCTCGCCATGGTGACGATCAGCTTTCAGGAAATCCTCACCCTGGTTTTGACCAACTGGATCGGGGTCAGCCACGGGCCGGACGGCATTTCGAATATCCCACGGCCGCATCTCGGCTTTCTCGCCCTCGATCAATCGCAGCATTATCTCGCGCTTTGCCTGTTCTGCCTGTTCGTGACCGCGGGGCTGGTCGCTTGGCTGAAATCGAGCCGGCTCGGGCTTTCCATGCAGGCGGTGCGCGACAACGAACTCGCCGCCGGTGTCGCCGGGATCGATACCTACCGGATCAAGATCATCGCATTTGCCGCCAGCGCCTGTCTCGGCGGGATCGGCGGCGGCCTCTTTGCCGGCGCGTTTCGTTATATCAGCCCCGATCAATTCGCGTTCGATGATTCGGTGGTTTTGCTCACCATGGCGCTGCTTGGCGGGGTGGACGCCGCGATCGGCGCGGTGATCGGCACAGCCCTTCTCATTCTTCTCCCCGAGTGGTTGCGCTTCCTCAAGCAATTCTACCTCGCGGTTTATGGCCTTGCCGTCATCCTGATCATGGTCTTCATGCCACAAGGGATCTTCGGCTATTTCGCGCGTCTTGTGCGCCGCGCGCCGGATTTGCCGCGCGGGGAGTTCGCGCCACTCGCGCTCGGCGCCGATACCGGCGCGGGCCTGCCGATTTTGGAAGTTTCCGATCTCTCCAAGCATTTCGGCGGCCTGCGTGCGGTTGATGCCGTCGACCTTGTGATTATCGGCGGCTCCGTTCATGCCCTGATCGGCCCCAACGGTTCGGGCAAGACGACGACGCTGAATCTGCTCTCTGGCATCTATCGCCCGACCTCGGGCAACATCCGCCTTGGCGGGCGCGATGTCACGGGGCTTGCGCCGCATCTCCTCGCCGCTGCCGGCATCGGCCGGACATTTCAGAATATTCGGCTGTTTCACTCACTGACGTCATTCGAGAATGTATTGATCGGAAGCTTCCGGGCTGGGAGCGGGCTCGATGCCGCCGCGCGGCGCGAGCGCGCGATGGCGGCGCTCGATTTCGTCGGGATGGCGGCGCGCGCGCATGATCAGGTCGCGAGCCTTCCCTATGGCCATCAGCGTCTCGTCGAAATCGCGCGTGCGCTCGCCGCCAACCCGAGCCTGCTGTTGCTCGATGAGCCGGCGGCCGGCCTCAACCTCACGGAGAAGCAAAATCTCGTCGCGCTGCTGCGCCGTTTGCGCGGCCACGGTTTGACCATTCTCCTGATCGAACACGATATGGATCTCGTCGAACAAGTGTCCGATCGCATCAGCGTGCTCAATTTCGGCCGCCGCATCGCCGATGGCACACCTTCGGAAGTGCTGCGCCATCCTGATGTCGTCGCCGCCTATCTCGGGGAGGTGGCTGAAGATGCCGCTGCTTGA